A region of the Mytilus trossulus isolate FHL-02 chromosome 11, PNRI_Mtr1.1.1.hap1, whole genome shotgun sequence genome:
CTGAGTATACTCTTTAACAATGATTGAAGCCCTTCCGTCCATTTATCTTGATTTTGATTGGAAAACTGCGGCACAACAGCATGGAAGACATGTTTACATTTCAATTTTTCCGTAGCAGGGGTGGGTTGGAAAGTCCAGTAAGGTATAGTCGAACACATCTTTCTCAAACAGTCTTTGCAAACCTCTAAGAGCTGACCTCCCTTTTCAGCAACAATCTTAGCCACCATACCTCCGCTTTGTATCGCAGAATCTTCACTACTAACTATAACATCGACGTCTAATTCGGCAATACTATCTTTTGATACAGTAATTTCAGTATTAGAAAAACGGGTACTTTTATTTGACGGGTTAATTTCTGCATTTCCATGCTCACGAATCGAGTTAATCTGATGTTTAGGGGGAATATTGCAGACATCGTTTGCGTGACCTGCAGGAATGTGACTTTTGACATCCGTACGTAAAACACGTCCGTCCGGTTTAATTCTAGGTAGACTAGTGTCATCGTTaattttaactttgtttttaatgaatttagCTTTTAGTTTTTCTTCTTTATATTCACCCTTACAATCTGCTTCTTTAGATTGAGAACGAAATCCTCTAACGGCCTCAAGTAATCTCTGGGCTACAGACTTCTTTTTTACTGTTGGAAACTTTCTATCATTTGATTGTATTTTATTCTTAACTGACAATCTCGATGTGTGTGAATTGTTGGCTCCTTCCTGATcatataagaaataaacaaatagccATCAGTTAATTGGTTCTTACTCttaaaatcatataacaaaAGTTGGAAGAAAATCTTTGCTGTTTTGAGACAAACATAAGATGAATAAATGATTCTcgattttgataaatatgttataaaatactttgaaatgtcaaaggagtaggtccggtaaggaccgattttggcttCAAATTTCAGGctcatctaacgaaagattgTGGAcacttttaaacacttaagtgtctatttgaattgtttcaattAGCGTATGTGAAAGATtgtaactgatttagtcattaaaaacgctctgattcaagcttaaatatgaaaaatctatcaaatatgccaaaaaaagttacttttcagatggtttttgtcaaaaacgaaagtggccgcatccgtgttcatcctcaacctttaaatatgttatgtattatcatcaaatacagcttacatttcaatattatgaatgaacactaatgcggccactttcatttaagaccgacaccatctaaaatttaactaaatgctgaaattttgaagatttcactaatttagcatgacttaatgatgatAGTATccgatatatgtacattgtattgtcaaaaacagcctatatttatgtagcagaaacattttactttccagtaaatagctaaaagataacatttttttacaacaactgctatattttggggtcaaaaaggtgtcttactgaacctactcctttcttTTTTCCATCAATAGCTACCTTTGAAATAAACAGTTACTCATAACCTACTATAGAgaaaatacataattaaaaCGGTGTGTGTGTGCGTTCGTGTATTCGTCCGATCGTCCGTCTAACCGTATGCCGCGTATTAAGATAATGGTTCTCATTAAGGTTACCTTTAAAGTTAAAAGAATGTGTAGTTGTAGTCACATAATCTTGGcttgaaattattcaaatatttcggTAATGACGATTTAGACCAAGATTTTACGGCTATCATTGACATGATATTGCGAGCAggttatatatctttatttcatttgaaatctgTCAGTCTAGGAATTcatgttatgtcgttgttctcctcttatatttaatgcgtttccctcggttttagtgtgttaccccgattttgttttttgtccatggatttctgagttttgaacagcggtataccactgttgcctttaattatATACCTTCTAATAAATCTTCAATAATTTACTTAACATGTATCTATATGTAAAAAAGCGAAAATAGATAAATTTATAGTATTTTCCACTAACCTGCATATTGAGTGTACTCTGATGTATCACAAATCTTAGAATGATAAAGCCAGATAGAAGTTTTTGTCAAGGCCTGATAACATACAGTCGGTGTAGCCGATATATTTGCTTAATAGTCACTTAAAAAAAACCGTGATGACTGTACTTGTTATTAAAGGAGATGTTTTATTCTATAATTTTCGCTGTAGGTCTTACCGGTTTTGATAGACTTCGTGCAGTGTTTGTTCGAGTCTGTTTTTCACGTATATTTACACCTGGGTGTGAAAATGATTGGAACAGTCCCGGTTGTCTACTAGTACAATTTTTATCCAAATCTGGCGATGATGATAAATTGTGTGTTGACCTTCCTCCATCATCAGACAATACCGATAGGTTATGACGAGAAGTCCGATGTGCATGCCTATCAGATGTCGATACGGATATAATGTTTCCTTCATTCTTAATGTGTTGTTCTGATGTATGATTAAGTTTCGCATCCGAGTTATCAACAATCTGTCCAATTTTAATATCCTGTGCGATGTCCTCGATTTCTGTTCCACCAGTGGCCATTATTGACTCAGTGACtaggaaaaatcaaaattttctaTCAACACCAATTATTGCAGTCggaaattggaaaaaaattatcACCAAAATGTGTTTAACGATTTTCTGTGTTCTGTCTGACGTAGAATGATCaattatgcatatttgatataaacatataaGTTTTTCTATTCGATTTACGTAAAAgtcatcaatattttgaaatgagatGTGAACGGTAGTTCTTCATCTGATTATTTATACTCTTTGTCGCCCTCAAGTAACAAGTTACAGTGTGCttattgtgatgtttttgtttgtttcacataTGATTTGATATTGCTTTTCAATtggaaaacaacagaaataactatgaataaaggaaaatttcaaaagggtattaaaaagaaaagattggCAACACATtgcaaaatgtacaaaacaaaataaaagatcatGTCAGATCATCTGTTAATGGTACTATGGCAACCTAACCTATCTTATTATATTGACCTGTAAACAGGCACTGATCTGTTAATGGTACTATGGCAACCTAACCTATCTAATTATATTGACCTGTAAACAGGCACTGATCTGTTAATGGTACTATGGCAACCTATCATATCTTATTATATTGACCTGTAAACAGGCACTGATCTGTTAATGGTACCAAGACAACCTAACCTATCTAATTATATTGACCTGTAAACAGGCACTGATCTGTTAATGGCACCATGCCAACCTAACCTATCTTATTATATTGACCTGTAAACAGGCACTGATCTGTTAATGGTACTATGGCAACCTAACCTATCTTATTATATTGACCTGTAAACAGACACTGATCTGTTAATGGTACAATGGCCACCTAACCGATCTAATTATATTGACCTGTAAACAGGCACTGATCTGTTAATGGTACCATGGCAACCTAACCTTTCTAATCATATTGACCTGTAAACAGGCACTAATCTGTTAATGGTACCATGGCAACCTAACCGATCtagttatatttaactgtaaacAGGCACTGATCTGTTAAAGGTACTATGGCAACCTAACCGATCTAATTATATTGACCTATAAACACGCACTGATCTATTAATGGTACCATGGCAACCTAACCTATCTTATTATATTGACCTGTAAACAGGCACTGATCTGTTAATGGTACTATGGCAACCTAACCTATCTAATTATATTGACCTGTAAACAGGCACTGATCTGTAAATGGTACTATGGCAACCTATCATATCTTATTATATTGACCTGTAAACAGGCACTGATCTGTTAATGGTACCAAGACAACCTAACCTATCTAATTATATTGACCTGTAAACAGGCACTGATCTGTTAATGGCACCATGGCAACCTAACCTATCTTATTATATTGACCTGTAAACAGGCACTGATCTGTTAATGGTACTATGGCAACCTAACCTATCTTATTATATTGACCTGTAAACAGACACTGATCTGTTAATGGTACAATGGCCACCTAACCGATCTAATTATATTGACCTGTAAACAGGCACTGATCTGTTAATGGTACCATGGCAACCTAACCTTTCTAATCATATTGACCTGTAAACAGGCACTAATCTGTTAATGGTACCATGGCAACCTAACCGATCTAGTTATATTGACCTATAAACAGGCACTGGTCTATTAATGGTACCATGGCAACTTAACCTATCTAATTATATTGACCTGTAAAAAGGCACTGATCTGTTAATGGTACCATGGCAACCTAACCAATCTAATTATATTGACCTATAAACAGGCACTGATCTATTAATGGTACCATGACAACCTAAGCTATCTAATTATATTGACCTGTAAACAGGCACTGATCTGTTAATGGTACCATGGCAACCTAACCTATCTAATTATATTGACCTGTAAATAGGCACTGATCTGTTTATGGTACAATGGCCCTCTAACCGATCTAATTATATTGACCTGTAAACATGCTCAATTTGTTCATTGTACCATGTCAACCTTACCCAACAATTAATAATGACCTGTTAATTTTCACTAATCTGTTAATGGTACTATGGCAACCTAACCGATCTAAATATATCGACGTTTAAACAGACACGGATCTCTTAATGGTACCATGACAACCTAGTATACCTCATTATATTGACCTGTAAAAATTCATTGATCTGTTAATAGAACCATGTCAACCTAACCCATCAATTCATAATGACCTGAAAACATGCATTAATCTGTTAATAGAACAATGTCAACTCAACCCATCTATTTATAATGACCTTAAAACATGCATTAATCTGTTAATAGAACAATGTCAACCCAACCTATCTATTTATAATGACCTgaaaacatatgcattaatCTGTTAATAGAACAATGTGAAATCAACCCATCTATTTATAATGACCTGAAAACATGCATTAATCTAGATCTGTTAATAGAACAATGTCAACCCCACCCATCTATTTATAATGACCTGAAAACATGCATTAATCTATTAATAGAACAATGTCAACCCAACCCATCTATTTATAATGACCTGAAAACATGCATTAATCTGTTAATAGAACAATGTCAACCCAACCTATCTATTTATAATGACCTGAAAACATGAATTAATCTGTTAATAGAACAATGTCAACCCAACCCATCTATGTATAATGACCTGAAAACATGCATTAATCTGTTAATAGAACAATGTCAACTCTACCCATCTATTTATAATGACCTGAAAACATGCATTAATCTGTTAATAGAACAATGTCAACCCAACCCATCTATCTATAATGACCTgaaaacatatgcattaatCTGTTAATAGAACAATGTGAAATCAACCCATCTATTTATAATGACCTGAAAACATGCATTAATCTAGATCTGTTAATAGAACAATGTCAACTCCGCCCATCTATTTATAATGACCTGAAAACATGCATTTATCTGTTAATAGAACAATGTCAACCCAACCTATCTATTTATAATGACCTGAAAACATGCATTAATATGTTAATAGAACAATGTCAACCCAACCCATCTATTTATAATGACCTGAAAACATGCATTAATCTGTTAATAGAACAATGTCAACCCAACCCATCTATTTATAATGACCTGAAAACATGCATTAATCTGTTAATAGAACAATGTGAACCCAACCCATCTATTTATAATGACATGAAAACATGCATTAATATGTTAATAGAACAATGTCAACCCATCCCATCTATTTATAATGACATGAACACATGCATATCTGTTAATAGAACCATATCAACCCTACCCATCTATTTATAATGACCTGAAAACAAGCACTGatcttttaattgtaaatttgaaGGTCGTAAGCAAAGGTAAATGTACTGCTTCCGTTAGTTTGGAGATATTACtactatttcattttcatgaatttctataataattaatatcaaacaaactttttcaaaatctgcATGATCTTAATTTGGCAATGAATAAGGGAATTGTTTACAGAAGTATGTCAAATGTTTGAATATGTTATTAATATGATTAACCAAtacgaaaatatataaatcgACAGTATACTGTTCTGAAATCTTTgccaaaataaatatgtttgtagCGAGAggaaatattttctattatgtCCGTTAGATAGGTCTTCATGGTCTTACCAGTTTTGAAAGACTACGTGCATGCAAGTTTTCTTAAAGATTTATactgcaagcttgcggcaagTTTACAGAAATCATGTTCGCagtacagaaattaacaactataagtcaccatACGGCATTCAACAACGAGTAAcaccaataccgcatagtcaccTATGCAAGGCCCTGACATTAAAAACGCAAAACACTTTCAACAACCTGATTTATGTGTTTgggcttttaattttgccatttgtggAGGGTCTTAACGTTTGgaatttggtatttttgttattgtacttATACAATAAGATGTATTTTACAATGATGTGCACTCAGATCAAAGATGATTGATATAATTGACATTTTCCTTCTGTGATTTTACAACGGGTTACTCCTCTCTGTTAGGGTGAGTTACCACCAATCCTCTCAATTGACGTACGACAATGATAAAACGATATCGCTCTCAAACCTTATAAATAAAAGCGATGAATGACAAATTAAAGTGAAGAGCGAAAGAGTTATGCATACATACTATTTAGCATGTACGTAAATCTATATGCAGTTTGTTATAATTCCGGTTTTGAAGCATCTGATATGAACATTAATAATTACTTAATGGCCTGCATTTTCTATGAAtctttcaacatttgaaaatgcctgtaccaagtaaggaatatgacaggtcttgtccattcgtttttgatacgttttgttatttgattttgctatgtgATTAAGGACAttctgaattgattttcctctcagttcagtatttttgtaattttactttttatttcgcTCGTgctattgtttatgtttttaaattcacAATTAAATTTAACACTTAACGCTTTCTTGTTGGAGTCAAAGTCAATTTATGAATCAGCAGGGATTGGTT
Encoded here:
- the LOC134691201 gene encoding uncharacterized protein LOC134691201, with the translated sequence MATGGTEIEDIAQDIKIGQIVDNSDAKLNHTSEQHIKNEGNIISVSTSDRHAHRTSRHNLSVLSDDGGRSTHNLSSSPDLDKNCTSRQPGLFQSFSHPGVNIREKQTRTNTARSLSKPEGANNSHTSRLSVKNKIQSNDRKFPTVKKKSVAQRLLEAVRGFRSQSKEADCKGEYKEEKLKAKFIKNKVKINDDTSLPRIKPDGRVLRTDVKSHIPAGHANDVCNIPPKHQINSIREHGNAEINPSNKSTRFSNTEITVSKDSIAELDVDVIVSSEDSAIQSGGMVAKIVAEKGGQLLEVCKDCLRKMCSTIPYWTFQPTPATEKLKCKHVFHAVVPQFSNQNQDKWTEGLQSLLKSILSRTEFMGYESLGLPIIGTGKNGAPTDFVIDLICESVNQFSLSKTSTNGLKTVIIVHPDKRVRQMLEERVTFLRNGAPKQKTKITPKYTKGNRKMYFQNVEDTETDKCPICLEEISGSKLRQLSRCKHIFCKNCLEECFNRMPMCPICNMVYGELTGNQPEGIMIECFQNDVHLPGYTDCGVIKIFYSFISGKQLKGQPNPGKSYEGTQRTAYLPDNTEGQKVHRLLRRAFQQRILFTIGSSRTTGKQDVVTWNDVHHKTRIDGGPARFGYPDPGYVTRVLDELAAKGITEE